In Chaetodon auriga isolate fChaAug3 chromosome 7, fChaAug3.hap1, whole genome shotgun sequence, a genomic segment contains:
- the kcne4 gene encoding potassium voltage-gated channel subfamily E member 4 has protein sequence MEHLKNFTASPKRLFLHTQSTAETPADKSDDNAYLYILIVMSFYGVFLCGIMLGYFRSKRREKRRINIFTRLVHEEEQREWGALPKKHSLTFPVAVSGLQSVQVSLPFCGNHGNHFGHLQHEVVLPSPLACALCTEQSSISSLCSSADTRFAIEEESDSGTAEEPEENTKGGHENSGDDSG, from the coding sequence ATGGAGCACCTGAAAAACTTTACAGCATCACCCAAACGCCtcttcctgcacacacagagcaccgCGGAGACTCCGGCGGACAAAAGCGATGACAACGCGTACCTGTACATATTAATAGTCATGTCTTTCTACGGAGTCTTCCTCTGTGGCATAATGCTGGGCTACTTCCGCTccaaaaggagagagaagaggaggatcaACATTTTCACTCGCCTTGTGCACGAGGAGGAGCAGCGGGAGTGGGGTGCGCTGCCCAAGAAACACAGTCTCACCTTTCCCGTGGCTGTGTCGGGCCTGCAGTCGGTGCAGGTGTCCCTGCCTTTCTGCGGTAACCACGGCAACCACTTTGGACATCTCCAGCACGAGGTCGTGCTGCCCTCTCCTCTGGCGTGCGCGCTGTGCACggagcagagcagcatcagCTCCCTGTGTTCCTCCGCAGACACGCGCTTCGCCATAGAGGAGGAGTCGGACAGCGGCACGGCGGAGGAGCCGGAGGAGAACACGAAGGGAGGACACGAGAACAGCGGAGATGACTCGGGCTGA